Part of the Oncorhynchus tshawytscha isolate Ot180627B linkage group LG23, Otsh_v2.0, whole genome shotgun sequence genome, TAATATCCAagctagaggttgaccgattaatcggaatggatgattaattagggccgatttcggtgtttttggacaccgattatggccgattgcactccacgaggagattGCGTGGCAGGCttgaccacctgttacgtgagtgcagcaaggagccaaggtaagttgctagctagcattaaatttatcttataaaaaaacaatcaatattaacataatcactagttaactacacatggttgatattactagttcatctagcttgtcctgcgttgcatataatttaTGCGGTGCCtgtttatcatcgaatcacagcctacttcgccaaacgtggggtgatttaacaagcgcattcgtgaaattaaaagcactgtcgttgcaccaatgtgtacctaaccataaacatcaatgccttttttTTAATcagtacacaagtatatattttttaaactgcatatttagttaatattgcctactAACGTGAATTTCTTTTAACgagggaaattgtcacttctcttgcgttctgtgccaGCAGAGTCggagtatatgcagcagtttgggccacctggctcgttgcgaactgtgtgaaaaccatttcttcctaacaaagactgtaattaatttgccagaattgtacataattatgacacaaCATTGAATGTTGTGAAATGTAACAGCAATTTTTAGATTTAGGGATGCCACCTgttcgataaaatacgtaacggttccgtatttcactgaaagaataaacattttgttttcgaaatgatagtttccggatttggcttaatgacctaaggctcgtatttctgtgttattataattatatttgatttgatagagcagtctgactgagtggtggtaggcagcagcaggctcgtaaacattcattcaaacagcactttcctgcatttgccaacagctcttcgctgtgcttcaagcattgagctttttatgacttcaagcttatGAACTCTgtgattaggctggcaatactatagtgcctataagaacatccaatagtcaaaggtatatgaaatacaaatggtatagagagaagtccaataattcctataataactataacctaaaacttcttacttgggaatattgaagactcatgttaaaaggaaccaccagctttcatatgttctgagcaaggaacttaaacgttagctttcttacatagcacatattgtacttttactttcttctccaacactttgtttttgtattatttaaaccacattgaacatgtttaattgtttatttgagactaaatggattttattgatgtattatattaagttaaaataagtgttcattcagtattgttgtaattgtcattattacaaatatatatataataaattaaATTGGCCGATTTAATCGCTATCGGCTgtatttggtcctccaataatcggtattggcgttaagaaaatcataatcggtcgacctctaatccaaGCCCTTGATTGGATGATTTAGGTGGTAGTACTGGGCTAGAATAAAAATGTTCACTCTGGTGATCCTTCTGGAATGGATTCTACACACTTCCTTGTTCTAAAgtcttatttgtttgttttattttttacaacctGTATCTTGTCTTAGGAGTCCTGTATTGTAAGACTTATCTCCCTGTGTTTTTCCCCGTAGAAGAGAGCCAGCCTTCCAAACCAGTGATGAAGAAGAAGCGGGCAAGAAGAGAAACATGAATTGGAGTCATGAACATGAAGTGTTATGCAAAATACTTTGGATAAAACAGCTGTTCATCCTGTTTGTGCAACATTTAAATACTTGCCCTtttaaaaaaacggaaatatcaaaCTTCTAAGTTCTGACCGGCCAGCTTCATGTCCAAAATGCAGCCTGGTCAAGCAGACTGGATCTAGATTAACTGTAAAGCTAAATTCTGCGATTCTGATCAATATCGTAGTGTGGGCACACATATGAAAACTGTTTTCCAATGAATCTTTCGAACGATCATGTTTGATTAGACATCTAGAAAATGACTAATAAATCCTGATTTAATATTGATTGGGATGTTGTGGCTTTGAGATTAATATTATAGAGGAAGGTTCAGCTGAGTCACGTTAACATTACTGGCCTTTATTCTGCAGTCTTTGTTTGCTGTTTATATCGTTAACCATATTGGTGCAGTGACTCATGCTCAAAAGTTCAAGTCCAACACTATAGGGTCGTGTTCAATAGGACACATGGCAGCAAACCGTTTTGAAAGGGAAAAACGAAATAAGCGATTGCTATctgacaagttcaggtagtcctcCCCGTTTCAGTCCATGTTgtatttggtgcctaatgaacacgacccaagGGAATCATGTTTAGCATTTGGATgcaggtggtgttagtggtatcTCTGCTGTACATGGAAAAGAGACATACTTTCAGTTACTTGCTGTTATTTTGACCATCAGTGTTGTGCTCAGATGTGTAGTTGCTTCTACCATTGATGGCTGTGTTGTCCTGTCCACCCGTGGTTGATGATTCAAAAGTCCTTTACCTTTTGTAACCTCTTTGTAATAAAAACGCTTCAAGccatatgtaaaaaataatacaaaataaaggcCCTTTTCTATATTTGATTTGtccattttgtatttctgtttttcctaTTAATCAGTTAACTATTTTTCAGCAACTGACTGGTGTGTAGTGAAAAGTAATGTTTAGTCCAGCTGTAGACAGGATGGTTTCAAACTGCTTTAATCAATGATGTACTTGTAATGATGCAGTAATCAGGAATACAATTTGATGCCTTAATTGGTTGGGTAATGTAGGCATGTGCTCTACCAACAGTTTTGATGTAATGTCTTATGTTGGACCATGTTTATTCTGCACCCTGAACCTTTCTCCACTTGTATTTCTTCCTCTGGAAATGTGAATTGCTTCCATTTCTCCTGATTGGGGACAGTAATGTCTGTTGAATTATTTAAATTGTTTTTGATACTTGTCCTTTACCTCTCTTTATTGTCAGAATGTTCCAAATGCAATAGATTCAAATATGCCCTTTCTGTTAATTTCTACCATAAAGATCATAAAGAAAGGCATTATTGTGACGTGAATATTCTCATTCAACATATCCCAATAAACATAGCAGGCAGCTACAGTATAACTATTTAAATTTCCCGGCTTTGGTGAGGGATGATGGGAACATTATTCTCGAAACAACTAGTTACATCACCGGCTCTTGATCCTATCCAGCTCAGGTCACATGCTCCAATGTTTGCTACTTGCCTGAGTTGATCACTAGAGCCGGCGTGAGGGTGTTATCGCTAATTGCAGATGACACCGCGCTTGCCGGAGAAGAAATTCACTTCGATCTATTTGGATTGTTTATCATTAACAGTTAGATATAGATATCTGTGAAGTGCCTCATCCTTGGATTGTAAATATGATTTCCCCGTGGGACCGATGGCATTCCACCAGATGCTGCCTGTGCTGTCATGTCCGCACGGGCACGGTTATCCTGGGGGTTTGGTATATGGTGAGCATTCACAGTCGCTATTATTCACAACACTATTTAGATTGGCTTAACAACTAACAAAAACAGGGTTATTATTTGTAGGACGTTGTTCCATGTTCAATGTTAATTTTTATCCAGCAGAAAGTAGTCTCATTGTGCTTGGCTGCAAGTGCTAACATTTAATGGAGTGTTTTAATTATGGACGAAGAAGTTATTCCGCTAAGGAGTCCAAGAAGGGGTTAACGTAACCAAACACCAGTGGGGAAAAAGCGTTAATGAATTGTTCAGTACACTCAGCCCTTCAGGACAGGTTACAGGTCTTGTGTCAGGTAGAAGCCTTTAGGCTATGGCAATAATTCATTTTCCATTGTGCACTTATGTAGAATTAATTCAAAAGTTAATGCACCATTACTATCCTTGTGGAGTCGTTCCATCATGTTGACATTAAATTGAATGTCAGCCTACACTGCTGAGTTAGAGGTGGTTCACTCAAATTATAAAATGACTGTTTCCTTTCCTGGAACACAGCCAAATAGTTCCTAAGTAATGAATCCTATAATGAAGTAATTTGGGTGAGCAAGTTATACCTTTATACTAAAGGCTGAGCTATTATGTATCTGTATCCTCCTGTCAGTCAGACTGATCCTGATGTCTTTATGTGTTTAGCTGATCAATGCCATCAAATGCTTGTGGAGCCTTTCATTCACGTTGAAGTTGAACCTTTCCCTAATATTGATCTATTAATGTGTATCCTATTCCTATCTTGTTTGTCAGTCTAAATGTCCTTATGTCTTAATGTCCTTTAGCTGATCAATGCGGTGGTGTTACTCATCCTCGTCACGGCCCTGGGTGATCCTGACCAGTACCATCTGACCAGCGCTGAGCTGGCTAACGACTTAGATGACATGGATGACGCCAGTAAGTAGCCTATAGCTTTATGCTGGGATAGATGTGTGTGACGTTGCATAGGCCTGCCCACGCCTCCTTAGTAGCCTGACGGGCCAGTGTGTTTGTGCTCTAGCCAACTCCTCTGTCTGTTGTGTATGTGATGACAACGATGGAAACTACTATGGCGTTAAGTATCAATGCCAAAACTACTGGTTTTATAAATCACTTGATATCATTGAAAGCAGCCAATAGTCAGTAGTTCTCTCACTTCACAATAAAGCCGATCAAATCTCTCAGTCCGTGGGCACGCATGTCTAATGTTCAGTTGTGTTGGGAATTTTCACAAACGTGCTAAATCAGCTAGGTCTTGCCCAGGTTGGAAGTGAACTGTAGCAGCATATGCTGGCCAAATTGACATGTCTGCCATTGGTTGTCTGTACAGTAGTGTCTGATTGAAACTGACTGAGTTGACCCAGTTCCGGTCAGATTAAGCGGTCCTGTGATCTCTTTTGCCATTGGTCCAACTGGCCCTGCATTAGGCaggccatagaaatataattactagaacgGCCATCCCTGTTCAAATCAATGTGCCATGATAGGTGGAACTGCAAATTTCTATGAGGCAGGCAGTGATTCAGTTCAGGCTAGTTACAGAACTAAAGCAGACTGGcttttgttctgttctgttggaGCAGACTACTGTGTTCTCTGGGCTGTGCACAGATGGACAGGATTACTGTGACGCTGACAGTTTGACATAGTATTTTTGTTTTCTGTCAAATCCACTCAATGTGGAGTTGGGTCATTTTCACATAATCAGTGTCAAACTAGGAATGAGCTGAGTTTATTATAAGCTTATAAATTACTGTGATATTAATTCAATCACCACCCAAGGGCAAACACCAAGTGATTTTCTCATCATTTGCCACAGttattaatttatttgaatgCAGACCTTGTATACATTATGATTCCCTTCTATTCCAGACATGTGTATTGCTTCAGCGATCTCGTTGCTGATGATACTAATTTCTGGGATGGCGACGTACGGTGCGTATAAGGTAAGCAAACGTCACATCAATAGCGTTCTGCTGTTGCTTGTACTGGTACACTATGTCTGCTCTCGTAAGAATGAATACAGATGAAGACACTAGGAGGATCGTCCAAATATAGTTTAAACGTTTTTGTCCAAATGTAGTTTTAAACCAAACTTTCAAATCAAGATTTACAGACATGGTCTTGAATGGCTGGGTCCCACTGGAGTAAGTTTACCAAACCTCCCACCAGAAACACATTGATTTACATTTAATGCATCGTTCCGAAGGTTTTGTTTGAATCGTAGTGAATCATAGTTTTTCAGATAGATATATTAGTCTTTCCTGCAGCTGCAGCTCTTCAGATGCTATTCCCTCGTGGCTAACATAAAACTGTTTTTCCTGTTTTAGCAACATGCTGCTTGGATCATCCCATTCTTCTGCTACCAAGTCTTTGACTGTGCACTGAACACCCTGGTGGCTGTTAGTATTGTGGTCTACCCCAGCACCATACAAGATTACCTCCAACAGCTGGTAAGAAGGACTCCAAAGTCAAACTCTTATTCTAATAAAGTCCCAGAAATGACACACTACTGCCTGTATAATGCACTAGATAGTGCACCATATaaggaattgggtgccattttggatgtagCCGCCACACTCTTTACCCCCAATCTCACTGCAGCTGATTTTGTCCGTCTGACTATCTGGTATCACCCTCACAGCCTGAGAACTTCCCCTACAAAGAGGACATCATGGCCATGAGCAACGTGTGCTTGGTCTTCATCGTGCTCCTCTTCATCGGCTGCATTCTCACCTTCAAGGTAACTGCTACTGAACTGAAACACGCAAATTTCCCTACCACAGATTCCTAACACATTGTATAAGTTTTGTTACTTACTGTATGAGTGACAAAACAGTGCTTATGCTGTGTGAGAGGAAAATGGTGTTCATCTGGGGAAGTTATTCAGGTTATTTTTATGGCAGAAACCTTTGACGGACGGACAGAGGATTCTGCAGAGGTTCAAACGTCTGGCAGGAGCCGTTTCACAAGGCTGTTTTCATAACACCATAATGGGAGCCATTGAGGCAGTGCCCTCGTCAGTGTTGCTCTTGGCCCATCCAAGTTAGAAAGCTTTCACATTAGCTCTGACAAACTGTCAGATGATGCCAACTACCAATGTCCCACCACACTATACAACTCTGTTTTATGGCATTGTAAAAGCCCCTCTAAATGGCCTGCTAGCTCTATTAGGCTGCTGCTACAGAGCTCCTGTGTCGTACAAAGACCATCCAGATGGAGGGAAACAgattgagagaaagaggatgttttttatttttatagactTCAGTAAGGCTCTGTGTCACCATGTAAAACTGTGGAGATACCTTACTGAGAGCATCTTAATGCAAACATGCTATAATAATGAGGATGACCACACGTTTCTATTACTTCTGGTCCAATCCAAAAGTAAGGGTTGATACGTAGCTCAGCTGTCAGTGAGTGATAATTGCTCTGTATAGATGTTGCTACCTCTACCAGCATATCATCCACAGAGGATTGACGATTGTATGTGAGTTTAGCATGTTGAGGAATGTCTTTTGGAATTTCTTACAGAATGTCTATAGACAGTATATACCAtatggaggtctacagtttttacTGCACATTGTTGAAGAGACCGTAAAATTGACAATTCAGGTGTCAACTCATTTAAGTGGTGTGTGCAGTGGGATATATatagagcattcggaaagtattccgaccccttcactatttccacattttattctaaaatgtatttaataaaacattttcgtaagcaatctacacacaataccccataattgcaaagcgaaaacaggtttttagaaatgtttgcacatttattaaaaataaaaaacagataccttatttacataagtattcagaccctttgctatgagactttacattgagctgaggtgcatcctgttcccattgagcacccttgagatgtttctactatttgattggagtccacctgtggtcaattcaattgaatggacatgatttggaaaggcacacacctgtctatataaggtcccacagttggcagtgcatgtcagagcaaaaaccaagccatgaggttgaaggaattgtccgtagagctccgagacaggattgtgtcgagacacaggtctggggaatggtTCCAAACATGTCTGTagtattgaaggttcccaagaacacagtggcctccaccattctcaattggaagaagtttggaaccaccaagactcttcctagagctggccgcccggccaaactgagcaatcgggggagaagggccttggtcagggaggtgaccaagaatccaatggtcactttgacagcgctccagagtttctctgtggagaagggagaaccttccagaaggagaaccatctctgcagcactccaccaatcaggcctttatggtagagtggctagacggaaaccactcctcagtaaaaggcacatgacagcccacttggagtttgccaaaaggcacctaatgaactctaaccatgagaaacaagattctcaggtctgatcaaaccaagattgaattctatggcctgaatgccaagcgtcacgtctggaggaaacctggcatggtggtggcagcatcatgctgtggagatgtttttcagtggcggggactgggagactagtcaggattgaggaaaagatgaatggagccaagtacagaggtccttgatgaaaacctgctccagagcgctcaggggcaaaggttcaccttccaacaggacaatgaccctaagcacacagtcaagacaacgcggGAATGGCTTTgggaaagtctctgaatgtcattgagtggcccagccagaacccggacttgaacccgacctgaaaatagctgagcagcgaCGCTGCCTATCCAACTTCAGAGagtttgagagaatctgcagagaagaatgggagaaactcagcaaatgtaggtgtgccaagcttgtagcgccatacccaagaagactctaggctttaatcgctaccaaaggtgcttcaacaaagtactcaggAATGGGTCTGAAAACATTTGTAAACGTTATATATAGAAATGTgcaaattctaaaaacctgttttggctctgtcattatggggtattgtgtgtggattgatggggagggggcaatttaatccattttagaataaggctgtaacataacaaattgtggaacaagtcaaggggtttgaatactttccgaatgcactgtgtatacaTACAGCTGAGCTCAGTCCTAGACTGTTTTATAGTTGCCTACTGCTTTACCAGATGATGTTGTTTGGCTGGACAGGACAGAACCACAGAAAGCTACCTGATCTTGTTTTTGTGCCACTCTCCTGAATgagctgtactatactataccttTCTGCAATGGACTGGACATTGAGTCTTGTAATTTTGTGAATGAATGACACCCCTCTGCATTGTGCTGGAGATGCTTTCTGAATTAATTATACAGTACCCCTTTGGATTAAGATGAATATTTAGCCTTTGACAGATACTGTACCTTAACTTCATCAGCAGCTGACATTTCTTTTATGTCTTTGATAATGGTTTTCCCTTTGCAGGCGTACCTGATAGCATGTGTGTGGAACTGCTACCGGTATGTGCGTGCAAGAAGCACCACAGAAGTCCTGATATACGTCACTACTAATGACACCACGGTAAGTCACAGGACACAAGCATCTATTTCAATTGCTGTACAGTACATAAATGACAATTCCTACATTATGACATGGtgggtttgttttttaaattttataccAGTCTGCTGTAGTTACTACAGGGTAATACAATGTAGTATATTTCCTCTGTTCAGTTAGTTGGGTTTGAAAGAAACGGATACATACTCAAGACAAACCACCTCTGTGAATGCTAACCACCTTTTTGACAGTTATATTTTTCCGCAAATATCGACATTGCATTTACTCCTACAATAATATGTTGTAATTTCCAACTCAAACAGCAGCTGAAAAAATATACTGTTTCTGTTATTCACTCTAACCCTTTGCTTGCAGAGTTGAAAACAATCTAGATGTTTACCAGTGCTGTATTATCATGATATATCTCTTTGTATTCATATGATACATCTCATCTACTCTATAATTACCCTCCCTTCCTCATAAACTCCCTCTGCTTTGTGCTTTTCATTCTGGAGAAATCTTTagataaatgtttttttatgaTAGATTTATCTCGGTGTGATGCTATTGTGTGTTTACAAAGAAAACATAGAAACTTTACATCCAATGGAAAAATGATTCACTTATTCCAGGTCACGGATCAGGTTCATATTATGCGTAGGTTAGGTTCCCCTCAAGACGGTGAGGGAGAGCACATTTCAACAGTTAAGCCATCATGTCAGTAAAGGAAGGAAGTATAAAGTTGTAGTAAGTTGGGCTGTAGTAAGGGGCTTTGCGTGAATGAGGCTCCAGTCCACACTGGCAAACTCATTAATATGGCTACAGTACATTGGCCACCTACTCATTGAAAAgatctcggtctgtctctctctttctcctactgGTATCATATAGCCCAAGCTTGGCCACCTGGCTGCTCATCCTCTGCTTCCGCTGCAGATATTACAACACGTTATCCACTGTTGAACCAGGGGAGGGGAGAAATACAGCCTGAAAACATGGCAAGGATCTAGTTTAGCGATCAGACCGTTGCAGCACTGCTCATCCAGCTAGCCTGGGGGAAGAGGATTACTGTGTGATGTCACAATGCaggtgtaggagaggagagggaggagttgtCAGAACAGTGTTTGTACCTCAATGATGAGAGTCAGAACAATACCATTATCAGGACTTTTTGTTCTACCAGTAGAATGTGTCACTATATAATGTTGTAATTGACAAGAGTTTGATATCTAAAAGGGATGGAGTAGGCTTATGtcaattagatttttatttgtcCCCAGAATATAAACCTTAAATTCCAAGCCACTACGAATGGTTCATGATGCTCATGGTTTGTTTTGAACATGGAGAGCACGGGCTGGCTAATAGATGGCCCGCAAGTTTTAATGTTTCAGTTTAAAATGGACATGTGATACAATCTTTCTtggggcttagttgtggtcaatttacAGCGTACAAACTATTTTTATGTACCGGCCCCCAGACCATCCCCTCCGACCAAAAATCGAAATTTAGtttttgtaccatgttgtgttgctactgtgttgtgttgctaccatgctgtgttgtcatgttgctgccatgttgtgttgtcgtcttaggtctctatttatgtagtagtgtctcttgtcatgatgtgtgttttgtcctacattattattatttttatcccagcccccgtccacgcaggaggccttttgcctcttggtaggccgtcattgtaaataagtatttgttcttaattgacttgcctatttaaagaAAAAAGAATTGCCTACCCCTGATGTAGAGGAATGACGTGATGTTTTGGTCTAGAGAAGCTGAGGCCTTTCAGGTCCTCTGTGTAAAACACCTTAGCTATGAAGGGACTGGACGAGACTGCTCTTTTTAACCATTCAAATCATCAGTCAAATGTGCTAGAAAAACAACATACTGCCTGCCATGCTTTCCGTAGGTCTAGGCTTTCAGTGGGCAAGTGGTCAGACAATATTCTGGTAGACCACCAGTCTACGGGAGTGTTCTGATTCCCTACTtctctcctgaagtgtgcactcccTTACTCCCCTCCTGAACTTAAATGCTGTTGATTGAGGGATTTAGAGACCAGTC contains:
- the LOC112222786 gene encoding lysosomal-associated transmembrane protein 4B isoform X2; this translates as MISPWDRWHSTRCCLCCHVRTGTVILGVWYMLINAVVLLILVTALGDPDQYHLTSAELANDLDDMDDANMCIASAISLLMILISGMATYGAYKQHAAWIIPFFCYQVFDCALNTLVAVSIVVYPSTIQDYLQQLPENFPYKEDIMAMSNVCLVFIVLLFIGCILTFKAYLIACVWNCYRYVRARSTTEVLIYVTTNDTTVLLPPYDDTMAIPSKNAPPPYGAPYIA
- the LOC112222786 gene encoding lysosomal-associated transmembrane protein 4B isoform X1; its protein translation is MISPWDRWHSTRCCLCCHVRTGTVILGVWYMLINAVVLLILVTALGDPDQYHLTSAELANDLDDMDDANMCIASAISLLMILISGMATYGAYKQHAAWIIPFFCYQVFDCALNTLVAVSIVVYPSTIQDYLQQLPENFPYKEDIMAMSNVCLVFIVLLFIGCILTFKAYLIACVWNCYRYVRARSTTEVLIYVTTNDTTVASLLHDAKPSNRADGVALSDVLLPPYDDTMAIPSKNAPPPYGAPYIA